In Atribacterota bacterium, the following proteins share a genomic window:
- a CDS encoding NIL domain-containing protein — translation MDVTKKVVLRFPSDIADRPLVCELALQFGLRFNILRASISPHREGIMVMEVIGKKREEVEEGIQYLRQAGIGVESLSQDIRMVETRCVQCGACVGVCPTEALFMEKPSYLVRYDESKCIACELCVLACPTHAMEAVI, via the coding sequence ATGGACGTGACCAAGAAGGTGGTGCTGCGTTTTCCGTCAGATATTGCGGATAGACCGCTGGTGTGTGAACTGGCGCTTCAATTTGGACTGCGATTCAACATCCTGCGAGCTTCCATTTCCCCACATCGGGAAGGAATTATGGTGATGGAGGTCATCGGGAAAAAGAGGGAAGAGGTGGAAGAAGGAATCCAGTACTTGCGTCAGGCGGGTATTGGAGTGGAGTCCCTAAGCCAGGATATCAGAATGGTGGAAACGCGCTGTGTCCAGTGTGGGGCATGTGTGGGAGTGTGTCCCACGGAAGCCCTTTTTATGGAGAAGCCGTCGTACCTTGTGCGCTACGATGAAAGTAAGTGCATTGCCTGCGAATTGTGTGTGCTAGCTTGTCCAACTCATGCGATGGAGGCGGTCATTTAG
- a CDS encoding UPF0280 family protein, with amino-acid sequence MPRYEHRFYRERMKSPDLVSFTVKIEESDLYILAEQDLRERAWQRLQREREDLKAYIRYDPNFRKTLTPLAVPPFAPRICQIMAQCAQNAGVGPMAAVAGAINEMLAEELFMETGELVIENGGDILVFSQKERIVAIYAGEESPFSFRVGLVLPGGTTWGVATSSGKVGPSLSFGNADAVVVVSHSAALSDAWATSLANRVKGKGDLEKVVRLARDIPGIEGVVVIVDDVLGVEGNIRLTNL; translated from the coding sequence GTGCCCCGGTATGAACACCGTTTTTATCGAGAACGAATGAAGTCTCCGGATCTTGTGTCCTTTACTGTGAAAATCGAAGAGAGTGACCTTTATATCCTGGCGGAGCAGGACTTGCGGGAACGGGCCTGGCAGAGGCTTCAGAGAGAACGGGAAGACCTCAAGGCTTACATTCGCTATGACCCCAATTTTCGGAAAACCCTGACTCCGCTTGCGGTTCCCCCCTTTGCCCCCCGAATTTGCCAGATAATGGCGCAATGTGCCCAAAACGCCGGGGTGGGGCCCATGGCTGCGGTTGCAGGAGCCATCAATGAGATGCTCGCCGAAGAACTGTTCATGGAAACTGGTGAACTCGTCATCGAAAATGGAGGAGATATTCTGGTCTTTTCTCAAAAAGAGAGGATTGTCGCCATTTATGCCGGTGAAGAGTCCCCCTTTAGTTTCAGAGTGGGCCTTGTGCTTCCGGGAGGGACCACCTGGGGGGTGGCGACGTCTTCGGGGAAAGTCGGGCCTTCGTTGAGTTTTGGAAACGCAGATGCAGTGGTGGTGGTTTCTCATTCTGCAGCGCTTTCCGATGCCTGGGCGACAAGCCTGGCGAATCGGGTGAAAGGAAAGGGGGACCTGGAGAAAGTCGTGCGTCTGGCTCGGGATATTCCTGGTATCGAAGGAGTAGTGGTGATTGTGGATGATGTCCTGGGTGTAGAGGGAAATATTCGCCTTACGAATCTTTAG